The nucleotide sequence CGAGGTTCGCGGCCAGGAAGCGGAAGAAGCAGTCGAAGACGTCCGTGAAGAGGGACAGGAGCTTCTTGTCCTCGGGGACCTCGACGCGCAGCCGCTCGACCGTCGGCGGCAGTACCGCCTGCGGGTCCATGACCGCGATCTCCTCGGCGATGTCCTTGTAGATCGCCCGCTCGACGACACCGTCCTTCAGGACGAGGATGACGTTCTCGCCGTGCGGCATGAAGACGAGTTCGTACGCGTAGAAGCAGTGGAGCAGCGGAGTGAAGTACGCCCGCAGGTAGCGGCGCAGCCACTCCGTGGGGGTCAGGCCCGAGCGCTCGATCAGCGCGGCGGCGAAATTGTTGCCCTCGTGGTCGGTGTGGACCAGGGAGGCCATCGTCGCCAGGGACTCGCCCTCCTGGAGCGAGGCGACCGGGCTCTCGCGCCACAGCGCGGCCAGCATCTTCCGGTACGCGGAGAACTTGTCGGTGGCGGCCTCGTACTCCAGGTGCCGGTAGCCGACGGCGGCGCGCTCGCGGATGATCGACAGGCCGGTCGACTTCAGGACCGGGTCGCTGTCGATGAGACCGGCGAGCCAGTCGTTGATGGCCGGGGTCGCCTCCATGTACGCCGCCGAGAGGCCGCGCATGAAGCCCATGTTGAGGACGGACAGGGCCGTCTTGACGTAGTGCTTCTCGGGGCTGGAGCTGTTGAAGAACGTCCGGATCGACTGCTGGGCGAGGTACTCGTCGTCGCCCTCGCCGAGGCACACCAGGTTCCGCTGGGCGATCTCGGCGGCGAAGGTGACGGTGAGCTTGTTCCACCACTGCCAGGGGTGGACCGGGATGAAGAGATAGTCGGCGGGGTCCAACTCCCCTTCGCTGAGCACGGAGTTGAAGCGGTCGACCGTCTCCTTGCCCAGCTCGTCCCGGAGGAAGGCCTCGTACTCGATGCCCACGCCCGCCGTGAACGCAGCCCGTGAGCGGTGCGCGGCCAGCCAGACCAGGCGGACCGGGCTCGCCGTCTCGGGGGCGTACGAGAGGTACTCGTGGACGCCGAAGCCGAGGCGGCCGTTGTTGGCGACGAAGCAGGGGTGGCCCTCGGTCATCCCGGTCTCGATCGCCTGGAAGCCGCCGTCCACCAGCTCGGCGACCGGCGTCTGCGGCTTGGTGAGTTTGTAGCAGGTGCCGGCGAGGGTGGAGGAGATCTCCTCCAGGTAGACCGGGAGGATCTCGTCGCTCAGGCCGAGGGACTTCTTCAGCTCGATGAAGAAGTCCAGGGCGGCCAGAGGGAGGTCGACGCCGTCCCGTTGACGGGTGATCGAGTCGGCGTCGACCTGCCAGTGGTCGAGGGCGCGCCGGACGGCGGTGAACCCGTAGCGGGTCGAGCCGTCGTCGCCGCGGACCTCGAAGCGGCCGTCGGCGGTTGCCTCCGGCGTGATGAGCCGCTCGTGGGCGAACTCGGCGAGGGCTTTGCGGATGAGCAGGCGGTTGGCCCGTGCCCAGCGGTGGGGGGACAGGTGCGCTACGGCATCGGACAGGGTCATACGGCTACTCCTCGGGCGGCAAGGCTGGCAAGGCTGTGCCGCTTGACGAAGCGCTCTCGCGTGCAGAAGCTCAGCAGCGCGCGCTTCTCCGGCTTGTCGATCTCGCGGTCGGGGACGAAACCGACGACTTCGTTGAGGGCGTGGACGGCCTTGTTGGACACGTCCGGCTCGACGACGACCCGGTGGGTGGCCGGGTCCTCGAAGAGGTGCGCCATCACGGCGGTGATCACGGACCTGGTGAACCCGTGCACCGGGGTGTCCGTCGGCGGCACCA is from Streptomyces sp. NBC_01314 and encodes:
- a CDS encoding IucA/IucC family siderophore biosynthesis protein translates to MTLSDAVAHLSPHRWARANRLLIRKALAEFAHERLITPEATADGRFEVRGDDGSTRYGFTAVRRALDHWQVDADSITRQRDGVDLPLAALDFFIELKKSLGLSDEILPVYLEEISSTLAGTCYKLTKPQTPVAELVDGGFQAIETGMTEGHPCFVANNGRLGFGVHEYLSYAPETASPVRLVWLAAHRSRAAFTAGVGIEYEAFLRDELGKETVDRFNSVLSEGELDPADYLFIPVHPWQWWNKLTVTFAAEIAQRNLVCLGEGDDEYLAQQSIRTFFNSSSPEKHYVKTALSVLNMGFMRGLSAAYMEATPAINDWLAGLIDSDPVLKSTGLSIIRERAAVGYRHLEYEAATDKFSAYRKMLAALWRESPVASLQEGESLATMASLVHTDHEGNNFAAALIERSGLTPTEWLRRYLRAYFTPLLHCFYAYELVFMPHGENVILVLKDGVVERAIYKDIAEEIAVMDPQAVLPPTVERLRVEVPEDKKLLSLFTDVFDCFFRFLAANLAEQGVLDEEEFWRTVAETVRDYQHAMPELADKFAQYDMFAPEFALSCLNRLQLRDNRQMVDLADPAGALQLVGTLRNPIADL